The sequence ATTTGCGCAAAATATATACGAAAATGAATCTGCACGAATATCAGGGTAAAGAACTCGTAAAACGTTATGGTGTTAAAATTCAGGAGGGAATTCCTGTTGACACACCCGAACAAGCCGTTGAAGCTGCGCGTCAATTGCAGGGAATGACCGGAACAACCATTTGGGTGGTAAAAGCGCAAATACATGCGGGTGGCCGTGGTAAGGCAGGTGGTGTAAAAGTGGCAAAAAGCCTTGATGAAGTGTATGAAAAAGCCCAGGCTATTCTTGGTGCAACCCTGATTACCCCGCAAACAGGACCAAAAGGTAAAAGAGTAAATAAAGTGCTTATTGCAACCGATGTTTACTATCCCGGACCAAGCGATACCAAAGAGTTTTACATGAGTGTATTACTTGATCGTGAAAAAGGAAAAAACGTAATTGTATATTCTACCGAAGGTGGTATGGACATTGAAGAAGTGGCCGAACATACCCCTGAAAAATTACATAAAGAGTGGATCGACAGTTCTGTGGGCATTATGCCGTTTCAGGCGCGCCGTGTTGCTTTCAATCTGGGTTTAACAGGCGATTCGTTTAAAGATATGGTGAAATTTACCACCAGCCTTTACAATGCCTATGTTGGCAACGATTGCTCACTGCTCGAAATCAACCCTGTTTTAAAAACATCCGATAACAAAATTATTGCCGTTGATACCAAATGTGTGATTGACGGAAACGCGTTATATCGCCATCCGGATATTTTGGTGATGCGCGATAAAACGGAAGAAGATCCAACCGAAGTTGAAGCCGGCGAAGCAGGTCTTAATTTCGTGAAATTGGACGGTAACGTGGGTTGTATGGTAAATGGTGCCGGTTTAGCAATGGCAACCATGGATATTATTAAATCAAGCGGTGGTAGTCCGGCAAACTTCCTCGATGTAGGCGGTACTGCTGATGCTAAACGTGTAGAAACCGCTTTTAATATCATTTTAAAAGACCCGAACGTAAAAGCCATTTTAGTGAATATATTTGGTGGTATTGTGCGTTGCGACCGTGTTGCTCAGGGTATTATCGATGCATATAAATCGATTGGTAATATTAATGTGCCAATTATTGTGCGTTTACAAGGCACCAATGCAACAGAAGCTAAAAAAATGATCGACGACAGCGGATTACAAGTGCGATCTGCAATTTTATTGCGTGAAGCAGCCGATTTGGTTAAAGAAGCCGTGGGTTAAGCAAATAATCCGTTTTTATAATAACATTTTAAGCATCCTTAGGGGTGCTTTTTTTTTGGGGGGAGATGTAATTTGCCGGTTACTTCATATTTAAGCTTTCATAGCCACTTATTTCGTAGCCTGTTCAGTCGGGTCAGGGGCAGACATCGACTCAACGCCGGTCACAGCAGGTTACTTTCCACAAAAAAGCCCATTTAGTCCGAAAACCAAATGGGCGAATTATTCAAGTATGAAAAGAATCAGTTTAATGTTTGCACATGTTTGCTTTCCTCCAATATGCGCATGGCACATTGAAGTATGGCCGTGTCTTCCAGCCTGACCACTCCCCCGCCTAAACCTTTTTCAAAATGCACATCCGCAATTTTCCCCGGCGCCTCAAAATGTTCTGCTCCGAAGTAATTTCTAACTGCATCTACTTCAATGTGAAGCTCTTGTGCGATACGCTCCATGCTGCCGTGCGGGAGCGTGTCTTTAATGTGTCGTAGCTCGTCGAATGTAATGACCATAGTCGATATATTTTAGTTAAACAATATAGTGGTAAGACGCTACGATTTTAGGTATGTTTTATTACATTTCCAAATAATTAAACAAATATTTTTTTTCTATAAGCTTAAATCCTTTGTGCACTTATCAATAAGGAGCATGCAGTTATTAAACCAATTGCAGGGTTTGAAAAATAATTACTATAATTACATACAATTCTGTGTTATAATTAACGTTTTAATACTAATTCAATTCACCAACACTCAAAACCTCCCAACGCTATGCGGGCCCCTGCTATTTGGCTGAGTATACTTATACTCGGTTTAACCTCTTGTAATTCAGACAGAAACCTTATTGCTATTGATTCTACAAATTTTGAGGACGAAATCAGCGTTACTCAAAATCTGGAATTTACCCTCAACCAGCATCTGTTTAACGATACCTTATTCGACAAATGGGTTGATGCCGAATTACTTACCATAGAACCTAAAGTAGCGGGAAAATTTAAAATTGTTTCCAGCGATAAAATTACCTTCTCTCCCACTTCCGGTTTTGCGGAAAGTGAAAAATATAGTGTTTCGGTGAGCGAATCGGTTTATGATTATACCGATATCCGATTGGCGGTGAAAAAATCGCCCATGTATTTTAATACAGCATTATTAGATTTAAAAACAGCAAATTTATACTGGACTAAAGATGATGCCAGCGGCGAAATATTATTAAATGCCGATTTATTATTTAATGCCACCGTTGACGCAGCAAAACTTTCAAAATTACTAACTGTAAAAAGTAATGGCGAAACAAAATCAGTCCGCGTTAATACGACGCAAACTGCAAAAACAATATCGGTTGCTATTCATAATATCGACCCAAAAACAGACGACCGCAAATTAGTATTTGGTGTTGCAAAAGGAATTGGTTCACCGGGAAGTGTTTATGTAACCGATAATGTTATACGTTTAGAAGTAGAAATTCCTGAAATTGAAAATTTAGAAATAAAAGATGTTACTGCCGAACACAATGGTATTTTAGGAACGATACATGTAATTACCAATCAGCAAATTGGAAATGCCAATGTTGAAAATCTGGTAACTACACAGCCACCTGTTAGCCTCAACATCGAAAAATCGATGAACGGATTAATTATCAGCAGCGAATCATTTCTTGCTGATCAAACATATACCATTATATTATCTGAACAATTATTTGGAGTCGCCGGTGGTAAAATGGTTGACAAATATGAGCAATCTATTACGTTCGGTGAACTGGAACCTTCCATCAGCTTTACCAACACCAAAGGCCGCTATATGGGCTCAAAAGGCAGCCGCAATTTAGGTGTGCGTATCGTAAACATTCCGAAAGTAAAAGTTGAAGTCATAAAAATTTATGAAAATAATATCCTCGCATTTATGCGCAACGGATTTAGTTATGAATGGTACGAAGAATACGATGAGGAATCTGATTACTGGGATTATTTCGATTACCAGGATGTAAATACCGAATTATACGGCAATGTTGTTTATGAAAAAGAATATGAAACGGCAAAACTGGAAAAATATAATGCAGCCAGCGTGTTGCATCTCGATTTTGTAGATAAATTAGAAAAGTTTAATGGTATATATGTTGTTAAAGTATCATCACTTGAAAAACAGTGGCTTACCGATGCACAGGTTGTTTCTTTATCTGATATCGGATTAATTGCTAAAGCAACTGAAGATGAGTTGGTAGTTTTTGCCAATGCCATTCAAACTGCAGAACCAATGAGCGGTGTTAAAGTGAATTTTATCAGTAGTAATAATCAAAAATTATATACCGCAACTACCGATAAAAATGGTGTAGC comes from Bacteroidota bacterium and encodes:
- the sucC gene encoding ADP-forming succinate--CoA ligase subunit beta; the protein is MNLHEYQGKELVKRYGVKIQEGIPVDTPEQAVEAARQLQGMTGTTIWVVKAQIHAGGRGKAGGVKVAKSLDEVYEKAQAILGATLITPQTGPKGKRVNKVLIATDVYYPGPSDTKEFYMSVLLDREKGKNVIVYSTEGGMDIEEVAEHTPEKLHKEWIDSSVGIMPFQARRVAFNLGLTGDSFKDMVKFTTSLYNAYVGNDCSLLEINPVLKTSDNKIIAVDTKCVIDGNALYRHPDILVMRDKTEEDPTEVEAGEAGLNFVKLDGNVGCMVNGAGLAMATMDIIKSSGGSPANFLDVGGTADAKRVETAFNIILKDPNVKAILVNIFGGIVRCDRVAQGIIDAYKSIGNINVPIIVRLQGTNATEAKKMIDDSGLQVRSAILLREAADLVKEAVG
- a CDS encoding DNA-binding protein; translated protein: MVITFDELRHIKDTLPHGSMERIAQELHIEVDAVRNYFGAEHFEAPGKIADVHFEKGLGGGVVRLEDTAILQCAMRILEESKHVQTLN